The following coding sequences lie in one Candidatus Eremiobacterota bacterium genomic window:
- the trpD gene encoding anthranilate phosphoribosyltransferase has translation MTQYTSFLRRVVAGENLTQDEAAAFVGEIMDANYTPAQAAGLLVALAAKGESIDEIVGAARAMRERSVHVEHRLPMVVDVVGTGGDHANTLNISTMAALVVAASGIPVAKHGNRAASSACGSADVLEAAGFPLEIAPERAAAMLRTCRFTFMFAPYYHPAMRNAAVIRRELGVRTIFNLLGPLTNPASATHLVVGVAREDLVETVGEALRKLGAQRGAVVHGCSGVDEVVGDAPTVVYEFDEEGARLRRLQPSDFGITSSVSTPTGGSVARSYAEFTDILTGAPSPASDVVALNAAVVFHAIGVEEELMAAFERARSLLQSGAVWPAFERARDVARHE, from the coding sequence GTGACGCAGTATACGTCGTTTCTGCGCCGCGTCGTCGCGGGCGAGAATCTCACCCAAGACGAGGCCGCAGCCTTCGTCGGCGAGATCATGGACGCGAACTACACGCCGGCGCAGGCGGCGGGATTACTCGTTGCCCTCGCCGCCAAAGGGGAGAGCATCGATGAAATCGTGGGAGCGGCGCGCGCGATGCGCGAGCGCAGCGTTCACGTCGAGCATCGCTTGCCGATGGTGGTCGACGTCGTCGGCACCGGCGGCGATCATGCGAATACGCTCAACATCTCGACGATGGCCGCGCTCGTGGTCGCTGCGTCCGGCATTCCCGTTGCCAAGCACGGAAACCGTGCGGCATCGAGCGCATGCGGCAGTGCCGACGTGCTGGAAGCGGCCGGATTTCCGCTCGAGATCGCTCCCGAGCGCGCCGCGGCAATGCTTCGGACGTGCCGCTTTACGTTCATGTTCGCACCCTACTATCACCCGGCGATGCGCAATGCCGCGGTCATTAGACGCGAACTCGGGGTGCGGACGATTTTCAATCTGCTCGGTCCGCTGACCAACCCCGCGAGCGCCACGCATCTCGTGGTCGGCGTAGCCCGCGAGGACCTGGTCGAGACGGTCGGCGAGGCGCTACGGAAATTGGGCGCGCAACGCGGGGCGGTGGTTCACGGATGCAGCGGGGTCGACGAAGTCGTGGGCGATGCGCCGACGGTCGTTTACGAGTTCGACGAGGAAGGCGCGCGTCTGCGTCGCTTGCAGCCCTCCGACTTCGGCATTACTTCGAGCGTGAGCACGCCCACAGGCGGCTCGGTCGCTCGATCGTATGCCGAGTTCACCGACATTCTTACCGGCGCGCCAAGCCCCGCTAGTGACGTGGTGGCGCTCAACGCCGCAGTGGTCTTTCATGCCATCGGCGTCGAAGAGGAACTGATGGCAGCGTTTGAACGCGCGCGCTCGCTCTTACAAAGCGGCGCCGTTTGGCCGGCCTTCGAGCGTGCTCGTGACGTTGCCCGACATGAGTGA
- a CDS encoding tryptophan synthase subunit alpha: MSAKLAAVFERAKREQRIAFIPYVMAGDPDLATTEAILRALSAAGADIIELGIPYSDPLADGPTIASAGARALANGTRLVDVLELAQRCKQETPLLLFTYFNPVYQFGVERFARDAAHAGAAGAIVPDCALEESATVRDAIRAHGLEMPLLVAPSTTRERAAEIAQAATGFVYVVSRLGVTGAGTMPDIRPLSTQLSMLRELSDKPLAVGFGLSRPEAIAEIAPRADGVVVGSALIDAYAGTRGNEAARRVTEFVTPLVAAAHRAKDAP, translated from the coding sequence GTGAGCGCTAAGCTCGCGGCGGTTTTCGAGCGGGCGAAGCGCGAACAGCGCATCGCCTTCATTCCCTACGTCATGGCCGGCGATCCCGACCTTGCGACGACCGAAGCAATCCTCCGTGCCTTGAGCGCCGCCGGGGCCGACATCATCGAGCTTGGAATTCCATATAGCGATCCGCTCGCCGACGGGCCGACGATCGCCTCGGCGGGGGCTCGGGCCTTGGCCAATGGCACGCGGCTCGTCGACGTTCTCGAACTGGCGCAGCGATGCAAGCAAGAAACGCCGCTGCTGCTGTTCACGTATTTCAATCCGGTCTACCAATTCGGCGTCGAGCGCTTCGCGCGGGATGCGGCCCATGCCGGTGCGGCGGGAGCGATCGTCCCCGATTGTGCGCTGGAAGAATCTGCGACGGTTCGCGACGCGATACGAGCGCACGGATTGGAAATGCCCTTGCTCGTTGCACCGTCCACGACGCGCGAGCGCGCCGCAGAGATCGCCCAAGCGGCAACCGGATTCGTGTACGTCGTCTCTCGACTCGGCGTGACCGGCGCCGGCACGATGCCCGACATCAGACCGCTGTCAACGCAACTCTCGATGCTCCGCGAGCTGAGCGACAAGCCGCTTGCGGTTGGATTCGGTCTCAGCCGCCCGGAAGCGATCGCCGAGATCGCCCCGCGTGCCGATGGCGTCGTCGTTGGAAGTGCGCTCATCGATGCCTATGCCGGCACGCGCGGCAATGAAGCCGCACGCCGAGTTACCGAGTTCGTTACCCCCCTCGTTGCCGCCGCGCACCGCGCGAAGGATGCACCATGA
- a CDS encoding archaemetzincin family Zn-dependent metalloprotease encodes MDSRIRLVPINTVDPAFLNRLAICIEERFLASCRVERSLVVPRSALNATRGQMFVATLNAKVQRAYPGGDGVLLAVTDFDLYKTSHRFVFGDADETQGVAVVSTQRLRCEFYAEPSDANLLFQRTLKESIHELGHAFSLRHCYNARCAMYYSNSIFETDNKMPHFCPTCERRLTRTRNERP; translated from the coding sequence ATGGACTCGCGGATACGCCTCGTTCCGATCAACACCGTCGATCCTGCCTTTTTGAACCGTCTCGCAATCTGCATCGAAGAGCGATTCCTGGCGAGCTGCCGCGTGGAACGCTCGCTCGTCGTGCCGCGCAGCGCGCTCAATGCGACTCGCGGTCAAATGTTCGTAGCGACACTGAACGCCAAAGTTCAGCGAGCCTACCCTGGTGGCGACGGTGTATTACTCGCCGTAACGGATTTCGATCTCTACAAAACCTCGCATCGCTTCGTCTTCGGTGATGCCGACGAGACCCAAGGCGTTGCCGTCGTTTCGACGCAGCGGCTTCGGTGCGAGTTCTACGCCGAGCCCTCCGATGCGAATCTGCTTTTTCAACGCACGCTCAAGGAATCGATTCACGAACTCGGCCACGCCTTTAGCTTGAGACATTGCTATAATGCCCGCTGCGCGATGTACTATTCGAACTCCATCTTCGAGACAGATAACAAGATGCCGCATTTCTGCCCGACTTGCGAGCGGCGTCTCACGCGGACGCGCAACGAACGGCCTTGA
- a CDS encoding phosphoribosylanthranilate isomerase, whose product MSDVWIKFCGCTCLADVEFARDAGADAFGMIFAQSPRQISVEAASEIARRLPPSIEPVAVFVNPAESLVEEVRAMFVNPRLQFSGDEPPGFVARYGDRAIKALHVDADAINLAQRAAYYPEALLLLDARHDGMAGGTGHTFPWEHAAPIARERPVVIAGGLTPVNVAECVQRVRPFGVDVRTGIESGDRKDLVKMREFVRAVREA is encoded by the coding sequence ATGAGTGACGTTTGGATCAAGTTTTGCGGCTGCACGTGCTTAGCCGACGTGGAGTTTGCGCGAGATGCCGGCGCCGACGCCTTCGGAATGATTTTCGCGCAATCGCCGCGCCAAATCTCCGTTGAAGCCGCCTCGGAGATTGCTCGCCGCCTGCCCCCGTCGATAGAACCGGTCGCCGTCTTCGTCAATCCCGCGGAATCGCTCGTCGAGGAGGTACGCGCGATGTTCGTCAATCCGCGGTTGCAGTTCTCCGGCGACGAGCCGCCGGGGTTTGTCGCGCGGTACGGCGATCGCGCGATCAAGGCGCTTCACGTGGACGCCGACGCGATTAACCTCGCGCAGCGCGCCGCTTACTATCCCGAAGCGCTGCTGTTGCTTGATGCCCGTCACGACGGCATGGCGGGGGGAACGGGGCACACGTTCCCCTGGGAGCACGCCGCCCCAATTGCTCGGGAGCGTCCCGTCGTGATCGCCGGTGGACTGACGCCGGTCAACGTCGCCGAGTGCGTGCAGCGCGTGAGACCGTTCGGCGTCGACGTTCGCACCGGCATCGAGTCCGGCGACCGCAAGGACCTGGTGAAGATGCGAGAGTTTGTGCGCGCGGTGCGTGAGGCGTGA
- a CDS encoding aminodeoxychorismate/anthranilate synthase component II has protein sequence MLFVDNFDSFTYNVVHLLASGGATPDVLLNDDARLHPGALERYDALVIGPGPGRPEHVPQMMDVLHAAMQRSMPVLGVCLGLQAIGQLAGATLVHAPRQMHGKTSMISHDGTGLFRELPTPISATRYHSLCLDPATIPPQLRVNARSDDGVVQGFAHHDGPIHALQFHPESVLSERGVQMVKNFVALCAHRA, from the coding sequence GTGCTCTTCGTCGATAACTTCGACAGTTTCACGTACAACGTCGTGCATCTACTGGCGTCCGGTGGCGCTACGCCGGACGTTTTGCTCAACGACGATGCACGCTTACATCCCGGCGCGCTGGAACGCTACGACGCGCTCGTCATCGGCCCGGGGCCCGGACGCCCCGAGCACGTACCGCAAATGATGGACGTGCTGCACGCCGCGATGCAGCGCTCGATGCCGGTGCTCGGAGTCTGCCTGGGCTTGCAGGCGATCGGCCAGCTTGCGGGCGCCACGCTCGTCCACGCCCCGCGACAAATGCACGGCAAGACATCGATGATTTCGCACGACGGCACGGGTCTTTTCCGCGAACTGCCGACGCCAATCTCGGCAACCCGGTATCACTCGCTCTGTCTCGACCCCGCGACGATTCCGCCGCAGCTGCGCGTGAACGCCCGAAGCGACGACGGCGTGGTGCAGGGCTTCGCGCATCACGACGGCCCAATCCATGCGCTCCAGTTCCATCCCGAGTCCGTCTTGAGCGAACGTGGCGTACAGATGGTAAAGAATTTTGTTGCGCTTTGTGCCCATCGGGCGTGA
- the trpB gene encoding tryptophan synthase subunit beta encodes MKNPDARGYFGDFGGRYVPEVLIAALDQLERALDDAFADELFWQEYHAVLRDFVGRPSPLYRCERYVAEVSSVPLVMKREDTNHTGAHKINNTVGQALLAMRMGKRRLLAETGAGQHGVATATVGAKFGLPVDVYMGSRDVERQALNVHVMRLLGATVHPVTSGTQTLKDATNEAFRVWAERVEDTFYVIGSVVGAHPYPYMVREFQKVVGIEARRQVLERYGRLPSDVIACVGGGSNAIGIFAGFVDDPQVNLWGVEAGGEGVKSGRTAASLGAGSVGVLHGSRSYILQSDEGQVLPTHSIGAGLDYPGVGPEHAFLKESGRARYVDITDAQAIDAFHEFARSEGIVPALESAHAIAFARTLAAQRDAGDLMLVNLSGRGDKDLGGER; translated from the coding sequence GTGAAAAATCCCGACGCGCGCGGTTATTTTGGCGACTTCGGCGGGCGTTACGTGCCCGAAGTGCTGATCGCGGCGCTCGATCAACTCGAGCGCGCGCTCGATGATGCCTTCGCCGACGAGCTTTTTTGGCAGGAGTACCACGCCGTATTGCGCGATTTCGTCGGCCGTCCTTCGCCGCTCTATCGCTGCGAACGCTACGTCGCCGAGGTTTCATCGGTCCCGCTCGTGATGAAGCGCGAAGACACCAATCATACCGGTGCGCATAAGATCAATAACACCGTGGGGCAAGCGCTGTTGGCGATGCGTATGGGCAAACGCCGGCTGTTAGCCGAGACCGGTGCGGGACAGCACGGTGTAGCGACCGCGACGGTCGGCGCGAAGTTCGGCCTCCCCGTCGACGTGTATATGGGCTCGCGTGACGTGGAGCGTCAAGCGCTGAACGTTCACGTGATGCGCTTGCTCGGGGCAACGGTGCACCCGGTAACGAGCGGAACGCAGACGCTCAAAGACGCGACCAACGAAGCATTTCGCGTTTGGGCCGAGCGGGTCGAGGACACGTTCTACGTGATCGGCAGCGTCGTCGGCGCGCATCCGTATCCCTACATGGTTCGCGAGTTTCAAAAGGTCGTCGGCATCGAAGCTCGCCGTCAAGTTCTCGAGCGCTACGGACGTCTTCCGAGCGACGTCATTGCTTGCGTCGGCGGCGGCAGCAATGCGATCGGGATTTTCGCGGGCTTCGTCGACGATCCGCAGGTGAATCTGTGGGGCGTCGAAGCGGGTGGGGAAGGCGTCAAATCCGGAAGAACGGCCGCGTCGTTGGGCGCAGGCAGCGTCGGCGTGCTGCATGGATCGCGCTCCTACATTCTGCAGAGCGATGAAGGACAGGTTCTTCCAACTCACTCGATCGGCGCGGGACTCGACTATCCCGGTGTGGGACCCGAGCATGCGTTTCTCAAGGAGAGCGGACGCGCACGTTACGTCGACATCACGGATGCGCAAGCAATCGATGCCTTTCACGAGTTCGCGCGCAGCGAGGGAATCGTTCCGGCGCTGGAAAGCGCGCACGCGATCGCCTTTGCCCGAACGCTCGCGGCGCAGCGCGATGCCGGCGATTTGATGCTGGTCAACCTCAGTGGTCGCGGCGACAAAGATCTCGGCGGTGAGCGCTAA
- a CDS encoding NAD(P)H-hydrate dehydratase: protein MRYVLTPQAMRVADAQAIARLGEDELMRNAGRRIAQRLRAMAHPEQPIVAYAGPGNNGGDAFAALAELSPLYECTVACDLSRRPSEARAAAQTRAAAAGVRIVALPSDESSARALLAGAIGVDGLFGTGARLPLPDAYRHLARALDARHGPVLSIDIPSGIDPLTGAAPGDAVRATATVTLAALKPGLLLEPGREFAGELCCADIGIDDATLEAQPREFAALDDPEFLRLFPRRPADSEKRASGAPLVIAGSAQFPGAAVLCARGAARAGAGYVTVAAPRSAAATLRMHLVEQVVVELSDSADAQTVVDELLEISKRNGAIALGPGMGLDDRTGEIITRFLQANTLPVVIDASGLFHLSKRLELLRGRPCVVTPHSGEFARLSGRGTVAPGTRVARIREFVERTGVTTLLKGSATLVYDGAGPVHINSTGTNALATAGTGDVLTGIIATLLSQGLAPVDAARLGAYWHGLAGQYAARRRRVGILAGDVADSLGEALPTSA from the coding sequence GTGAGGTACGTCTTAACGCCCCAAGCGATGCGCGTCGCCGATGCGCAGGCGATCGCACGACTCGGCGAAGACGAACTCATGCGCAATGCCGGCCGTCGCATCGCGCAGCGCCTCCGAGCGATGGCGCACCCGGAACAGCCGATCGTGGCCTACGCCGGCCCGGGAAACAACGGCGGTGATGCCTTCGCGGCGCTGGCGGAGTTGTCGCCGCTCTACGAGTGCACCGTCGCCTGCGACCTCTCGCGGCGCCCTTCCGAAGCTCGCGCAGCTGCGCAAACGCGGGCCGCCGCCGCCGGCGTGCGGATCGTCGCGCTGCCGTCGGATGAGTCATCGGCGCGCGCGTTGCTCGCTGGTGCGATCGGCGTCGATGGGCTCTTCGGCACCGGCGCACGCCTGCCGCTGCCGGATGCGTATCGCCATCTCGCCCGCGCGCTCGACGCGCGTCATGGTCCCGTGCTGTCGATCGATATTCCAAGCGGCATCGACCCGCTCACCGGCGCGGCGCCCGGTGACGCCGTGCGCGCAACCGCGACCGTAACGCTTGCGGCACTCAAGCCCGGCCTCTTACTCGAGCCGGGTCGCGAGTTCGCGGGCGAGCTTTGCTGTGCCGACATTGGCATCGACGATGCAACTCTGGAGGCTCAACCACGCGAGTTCGCCGCGCTCGATGACCCCGAGTTTTTGCGGCTCTTCCCGAGGCGTCCAGCCGACAGCGAGAAGCGCGCGTCCGGGGCACCTCTGGTCATCGCCGGCTCCGCACAGTTCCCCGGAGCCGCAGTTCTGTGTGCGCGCGGAGCCGCACGCGCCGGCGCGGGTTACGTCACCGTCGCCGCGCCACGCTCGGCAGCCGCGACGCTTCGCATGCACCTTGTCGAGCAAGTCGTCGTCGAACTCTCCGATTCGGCCGATGCGCAAACGGTCGTCGACGAGTTGCTCGAGATTTCAAAGCGCAATGGCGCAATCGCGCTCGGCCCTGGTATGGGTTTGGACGACCGCACCGGCGAGATTATTACAAGGTTTCTCCAAGCCAACACGCTGCCGGTCGTCATCGACGCCAGCGGATTATTTCATTTGAGCAAACGGCTCGAACTGCTGCGCGGACGTCCCTGCGTGGTTACGCCGCACTCGGGTGAGTTTGCGCGCCTCTCCGGACGCGGCACCGTCGCTCCCGGAACGCGGGTCGCGCGCATTCGCGAATTCGTCGAACGGACCGGGGTGACGACACTTCTGAAGGGATCGGCGACGCTCGTTTACGACGGCGCCGGCCCCGTACACATCAATTCGACCGGCACGAACGCACTGGCCACCGCCGGCACCGGCGACGTGCTCACTGGGATCATTGCGACCTTGTTATCGCAGGGACTCGCGCCGGTCGACGCCGCGCGGCTCGGTGCATATTGGCACGGTTTAGCCGGCCAGTATGCGGCACGACGGCGGCGCGTGGGGATCCTTGCGGGCGACGTCGCCGATTCGCTCGGCGAAGCATTACCTACGTCCGCGTGA
- a CDS encoding DUF4386 domain-containing protein, translated as MTSSPTAIARIAGFFYLLTFLAGIPLFFVRKLIVSGDAAATAANVLSHQAVFWWGFGSQLVVVASYVVVTALLYEVFKPAGRALSLVAAFFSLMGCATQIAATFFYLAVFTVLQASNSANPVYATASQAVAGLFLKLYTQSYDVGLVFFGFYCLLIGCLIFRGTFVPKIFGLLMAIAGIGWLTFLVPPFATTLYPAILLPGLVGEGALTIWLLAAGVNAERWAEQALTRT; from the coding sequence ATGACATCATCGCCTACCGCCATCGCGAGAATCGCCGGGTTTTTCTATCTGCTGACGTTCCTTGCTGGGATTCCGCTTTTCTTCGTTCGCAAGTTGATCGTCAGCGGCGACGCGGCGGCGACCGCGGCAAACGTGCTCTCCCACCAGGCGGTATTTTGGTGGGGATTCGGGTCGCAGCTCGTGGTCGTCGCCAGCTACGTCGTGGTCACGGCCCTCCTCTATGAGGTCTTCAAACCCGCGGGCCGAGCGCTCTCACTGGTCGCAGCGTTCTTCAGCCTGATGGGGTGTGCCACGCAGATTGCCGCGACGTTCTTTTATCTCGCGGTTTTCACGGTACTTCAGGCTTCAAATAGCGCAAACCCAGTTTATGCGACCGCATCACAAGCGGTCGCGGGTTTATTTCTCAAGCTCTACACGCAGAGCTACGACGTCGGGCTCGTCTTCTTTGGATTCTACTGTCTGCTGATTGGCTGCCTGATCTTCCGCGGGACCTTCGTGCCGAAAATCTTCGGTCTTTTGATGGCCATTGCGGGAATCGGCTGGCTGACGTTTCTCGTGCCGCCGTTCGCGACCACCCTCTATCCAGCCATCTTGTTGCCGGGGCTCGTCGGCGAAGGAGCGTTGACGATATGGCTTCTCGCGGCCGGCGTCAACGCGGAGCGCTGGGCCGAACAAGCGCTCACGCGGACGTAG
- the ndk gene encoding nucleoside-diphosphate kinase has protein sequence MPMERTLILIKPDAVSRGLIGDIVARIERRGYIISALKLMQLDGDRAREHYSEHRGKAFFDDLVGFITSGPLVAIAVEGERAIDGCRQLIGATDPVGAAPGSIRGDLAQTIGRNLVHGSDGPASAQRELQLFFDDKDFMSRRHDLERWIKE, from the coding sequence ATGCCAATGGAACGTACGCTCATTTTGATCAAGCCCGACGCCGTTTCACGCGGTCTGATCGGCGACATCGTCGCGCGCATCGAACGACGCGGATACATCATTTCCGCGTTGAAGTTGATGCAGCTCGACGGCGACCGCGCGCGAGAGCATTACTCCGAGCACCGCGGCAAGGCGTTTTTCGACGATCTCGTCGGCTTCATCACCAGTGGACCGCTCGTCGCCATCGCCGTCGAAGGCGAGCGTGCGATCGACGGCTGTCGTCAACTGATCGGAGCCACCGATCCGGTCGGGGCGGCGCCGGGGTCGATCCGCGGCGACCTCGCGCAGACGATTGGACGCAATCTCGTTCACGGCAGCGACGGGCCGGCCAGCGCGCAACGCGAGCTCCAGCTTTTCTTCGACGATAAAGACTTCATGTCGCGCCGCCACGACCTCGAACGCTGGATTAAGGAATAA
- a CDS encoding anthranilate synthase component I family protein, whose protein sequence is MTTASVRIVPADVLTPIGAYAALAQPQASCLLESVESGGRISRYSFIGLDYRTAENFESSEDLYDRVRGFVQSHCSEDANAKLGGALLAFAYDAARCDARLPPREQSTPAMPAAYAAIPSTWLIFDHFTDLLTIWCSGNDAQTCDQRIDGYVKRLLAAKPAFPAPVRADTSMSESIDRERFLSLVAQVKRRIFEGDVYQLQLGIRFGAQLHGSAFDLYRALRRENPSPYMFFVDTPFGELLGASPEFLVRLEGRRARIRPLAGTRWRGRDDDEDARIATELLSNEKERAEHVMLVDLGRNDLSSVCEYGSVHVDELLQIERYSHVMHIVSNVVGRLRAECDALDLFRAGFPAGTVTGTPKVRAMQLIDGLEPVARGFYAGSIGRWSFGGDFDSCITLRSVHVQNARAWWQASAGIVADSEPVAEYEEVFHKTRIARQVLGIR, encoded by the coding sequence ATGACGACGGCCTCGGTGCGGATCGTTCCTGCTGACGTCCTCACGCCCATCGGTGCCTACGCGGCGCTCGCGCAACCGCAGGCCTCATGCCTTCTCGAGAGCGTCGAAAGTGGGGGGCGCATCTCGCGCTACTCGTTTATCGGCCTCGATTATCGGACGGCGGAAAATTTCGAATCGAGCGAGGATCTCTACGATCGCGTACGCGGCTTCGTTCAATCGCACTGCAGCGAGGACGCGAACGCGAAACTGGGCGGCGCACTGCTTGCCTTCGCGTACGACGCTGCGCGATGTGACGCGCGCCTACCGCCGCGCGAGCAATCAACGCCGGCGATGCCGGCGGCCTATGCGGCAATCCCCTCGACGTGGCTGATCTTCGATCACTTCACCGACCTGTTGACAATTTGGTGCAGCGGCAACGACGCGCAAACGTGTGACCAACGCATCGACGGCTACGTCAAACGGCTGCTCGCCGCAAAGCCGGCTTTTCCGGCGCCGGTGCGAGCCGATACCTCGATGAGCGAATCGATCGATCGCGAGCGCTTTCTTTCACTCGTTGCGCAGGTCAAGCGGCGCATTTTCGAGGGCGACGTCTATCAGCTTCAACTGGGAATTCGCTTCGGCGCGCAGCTCCACGGGAGCGCCTTCGATCTTTATCGCGCGCTCCGGCGCGAGAATCCGTCGCCGTACATGTTCTTCGTCGACACTCCGTTTGGCGAGTTGCTCGGTGCATCACCAGAATTTCTGGTTCGTCTGGAGGGCCGCCGGGCGCGTATTCGGCCGCTCGCCGGAACCCGCTGGCGAGGTCGCGACGACGACGAAGATGCGCGCATCGCAACGGAGCTGCTATCGAACGAAAAAGAGCGGGCGGAGCACGTGATGCTGGTCGACTTGGGTCGCAACGATTTGAGCTCGGTTTGCGAGTATGGCAGCGTCCACGTCGACGAACTTCTCCAGATCGAACGCTATAGCCACGTCATGCATATCGTTTCCAATGTTGTCGGCCGTTTGCGGGCTGAGTGCGACGCGCTCGATCTCTTTCGCGCCGGCTTCCCGGCGGGCACGGTCACCGGTACGCCGAAGGTTCGCGCGATGCAGCTCATTGACGGCTTGGAGCCGGTCGCGCGCGGCTTTTACGCCGGCAGTATCGGGCGCTGGTCCTTCGGCGGTGACTTCGACTCTTGTATCACCTTGCGCAGCGTTCACGTACAAAACGCTCGTGCTTGGTGGCAAGCGTCCGCCGGCATCGTCGCCGATTCCGAACCGGTTGCCGAATACGAAGAAGTCTTCCACAAGACGCGCATTGCGCGTCAGGTGCTCGGAATTCGATGA
- a CDS encoding biotin--[acetyl-CoA-carboxylase] ligase: protein MFKAGPYARVARELAETAFGSIEYLEETESTNADAAALLEQAPLRGHTIVAEYQRRGTGRKGRVWLAPAGTALLFTTILPRSIDTDRLWVVPYWSALAVRAALITWGVQVTLQWPNDLLIGEGKVAGVLCQSSVSGPSARVACGVGVNVRRPAVDPGIQPPAAYCDDVAAPERAGLLASILREFDRSLFMLDQPERVSAAWNHAAEMPGRRYRLALDGDRRNFEAIAQGLGDRGALRVLRDDGKHETIALADARVLR from the coding sequence ATGTTCAAGGCGGGGCCGTATGCGCGGGTAGCGCGCGAGCTTGCAGAGACGGCTTTCGGTTCGATCGAGTATCTCGAAGAGACCGAAAGCACGAATGCCGACGCCGCGGCGCTGCTCGAACAAGCTCCGTTGCGCGGGCATACCATCGTTGCCGAGTATCAGCGGCGCGGTACAGGCCGGAAAGGCCGCGTCTGGTTGGCGCCGGCGGGAACGGCACTCCTCTTCACGACGATCTTGCCTCGCAGCATCGACACCGACCGGCTTTGGGTCGTGCCGTATTGGTCGGCGCTGGCGGTGCGTGCGGCGCTTATCACCTGGGGCGTGCAAGTGACGCTGCAATGGCCCAATGACTTGTTGATTGGCGAAGGAAAAGTCGCCGGCGTGTTGTGCCAATCGTCGGTGAGCGGCCCGTCGGCACGGGTCGCGTGCGGCGTGGGGGTGAACGTGCGCCGCCCGGCAGTCGACCCGGGCATCCAGCCGCCGGCGGCATATTGCGACGACGTCGCCGCACCCGAACGTGCCGGACTGCTCGCAAGCATCTTGCGGGAGTTTGACCGCTCGCTCTTCATGCTCGACCAGCCCGAGCGCGTGAGCGCGGCGTGGAACCACGCCGCCGAGATGCCCGGCCGGCGCTATCGCCTCGCCCTCGACGGCGACCGCCGAAACTTCGAAGCGATCGCACAAGGCTTGGGAGACCGCGGAGCGTTACGCGTTCTTCGCGATGATGGCAAGCACGAAACGATCGCGCTCGCCGACGCGCGCGTCTTACGCTAG
- the acpS gene encoding holo-ACP synthase, producing MIVGIGIDVAEVARYRFDEEKLAWFARKVYTEGEMAYAMRKRSWPQRLAGFFAAKEATRKAFGHAIPWRWIGVAHEPSGKPTIELRERAAHLTAARGVRVIHLTITHTDSVAAAMVVLES from the coding sequence GTGATCGTTGGGATCGGCATCGACGTCGCCGAGGTCGCGCGCTATCGCTTCGACGAGGAAAAGCTGGCGTGGTTCGCGCGCAAAGTTTATACGGAGGGCGAGATGGCCTATGCGATGCGCAAGCGTAGCTGGCCACAGCGTCTTGCGGGTTTCTTCGCGGCAAAGGAAGCGACGCGCAAAGCCTTCGGACATGCCATCCCGTGGCGCTGGATCGGCGTTGCCCACGAACCTAGCGGCAAGCCGACGATCGAGCTGCGCGAACGCGCCGCACATTTGACGGCGGCCCGTGGCGTGCGCGTCATTCACTTGACCATCACTCATACCGACTCGGTCGCCGCGGCGATGGTCGTCTTGGAATCGTGA